The sequence below is a genomic window from Thermoproteota archaeon.
GCACTACGGGCATTACAGCATAGAGGACAAGAAGCCTGGGGCATTGCAATTCCAAATAAAACGCCACTCAAAAAATTAGGATTGGTATCAAACTCCTCCTCTGACTTTAAAAAAATTGCAGAAGAATATTCATCACCTTGTGTGATTGGCCATGTACGTTACTCTACAATTGGAAGAAGTAACTTGGATAATGCCCAGCCTCTAAAGGTAAAGGATCTCTGTGTTGCACATAATGGAACCATCGCAAATGTTCAAGAATTATCAAACATGGTTGGTGGCTGTTCTTTTACTCCTCAAAATGCAAGTGATACGCTTGTTGCTGCACAACGCCTAGTCTCATTAATCTCAGAAAAAGGAAAGATTGGTCCTGCCTTATCGATATTAAAAAATGAAATGATTGGCTCGTATTGTTTTACTTTTCTATCCGATGATCATTCAGTTTATGCAGCAAGAGATCCAAAGGGATTTCGACCAATGGTATTAGGCCATAAAGAAGACAGCAATACATACATTGTAGCATCTGAATCTTCAGCACTATCTGCAATTGGTGCAAGACTTGAGCGTGATGTTAAGCCTGGTGAATTAATCAAGCTTAGCAAAGATGGTATTGAAAATGAAATGTTTTCTAATGATAATAAAAGGGCTCACTGTTCTTTTGAATTTACATATTTCGCACATCCATCAAGCAACATGGAAGGCGCAAACATCTACGTTGCAAGAAAAAATATTGGTAAATTCCTTGCAAAAAAATTCCCTATAAAAGATGCAGACTTGGTCATTCCAGTTCCAGATTCTGCAAGGCCTGCTGCATTGGGCTTTGCACAAGAATTGGGAGTGCCTTTTGATGAAGGACTCTTAAAAGATCGTTACAGCAAAAAAGGTCCACTACGAAGTTTCATCGAACCTCACCAAAGCGACAGAATAGAAATTAATCGCTGGATTATTCCAATTCGTGAAATAATTGAGGGCAAACATGTTGTTGTAGTTGATGATAGTTTAGTTCGTGGTACTAGCTCAAAAGCCATTATCAAAGCATTAAGACGTGCAGGAGCTAAGAAAATAAGCATGGTGATTACGTATCCTCCAATTCGTTTCCCATGTTATGCAGGAATTGACTTTCCATCTAGAGATGAGCTTGCAACATTTGTTGAGGGAGAAAATGTCTCTGAAGAAAAAATCATTGAAAAAGTTCGTTCTGATATTGGTGCAGACTTTCTTGGGTACAATGATGCAGAAAACCTTGCAGAAGCAGTAGGTATTGAAAAGGATTCAATGTGTTTTACTTGTTCAACTGGTAATTATGACTCACTAGGTATACAACCAGAATTTAAAACTAGAATTGAGATGAAAGGTGAATAAAATGGAGACCGCATATGTTCTAGTAAAAAGTTCAATGGCTCATGAGATGGAAGTTATGAATGCAATTTTACGCATTGATGCTGTAAAAGAAGCACAAGGAACATTTGGAGTTTACGATATCTTTGTAAAGATTCAGGCCAACTCTTCAAAAGAGATTGAAGATGTTATAACAAAACAAATTCGTAGAATCCCAAATGTACTGTCTACTACAACCCTTTCTGTCATTCCTGAGCAAGGCGGAAAATAATATTCTAGTTTGAATCCATTATTCCAACTCAGTACAAGAAATTATGATAAAGAATTAGAACTTGTTAGAAAAGCAATGCAAGAACTAGAAACAACTTGTAATGTAAAAAATGGTTTTGAAATCTTTCCTCCTTCAAACATGGCAGGTTGGACATTTTTTAATTTGCAATTATCTCCTGAATTATTATCTGTCATAGAAACATCTGGGATGATGGAAGGTGCTTTAGGGTTTAGAATTGGTGAACAAGTTAAAAATTTTGTAGGACATTATCTTGAATCAAAAGGTAGTCAAGTTAGGATTAAACAAATCAATTATTGATAAAAAATTTTTTTAAATATGAATATTTTTTATCTATATTATGAAAGCAATCTGGAATGATACTGTCATAGCAGAAAGCGATGATACTGTAGTAGTTGAAGGAAATCACTACTTTCCTGCAGAATCTATCAAGAAGGAGTATTTCATTCAAAGTGACATGACTACAAGATGTGGGTGGAAAGGAATGGCAAACTACTATTCTGTAACAATTAATGGAAAAACCAACAAAGACTGTGCATGGTACTATGCAGAACCTAATGATGCTGCTAAAAAAATTAAAGGCAGAATTGCATTTTGGAACGGCGTTCAAGTAATTTCTTGATGAATTTTTAATTATTAGATAGGCATTTTGTAAATGTGGATCGATACAAGCTATTGCTAGCTGTCGGCATTGGTTCAATTGGTATAATTGCCATTGTAATTACCATGGATATTTCAAAAATCGCTATTGCCACTCAAGATTATGACATCTATGTAGATCCATTGCTTGATGAACAAAATCTGTTTGTTATGGGTCGAGTTACAATACAAAACACTGGACACAAGACACTCACAAATATCAAAGTAAATTTTGGCGGTGGTGATGTGTTGGAGTTAGGATCTCTGAATGCAGGAAAGAAGGTCATTGTTTCTCCTCCTCCTGATAATGAAATGAAGTATGTTATCGTAACTGCTGACAATGATATTTTTGTAAATAAGGCGTATAGAACACCACCAAAGATGGTAGGAATGATGGGTTCCTAGTTTGGGAG
It includes:
- a CDS encoding Lrp/AsnC family transcriptional regulator, encoding METAYVLVKSSMAHEMEVMNAILRIDAVKEAQGTFGVYDIFVKIQANSSKEIEDVITKQIRRIPNVLSTTTLSVIPEQGGK
- a CDS encoding DUF427 domain-containing protein; amino-acid sequence: MKAIWNDTVIAESDDTVVVEGNHYFPAESIKKEYFIQSDMTTRCGWKGMANYYSVTINGKTNKDCAWYYAEPNDAAKKIKGRIAFWNGVQVIS
- the purF gene encoding amidophosphoribosyltransferase; this encodes MPKVKENCGVIGIFSLEGVNVIPMAIDALRALQHRGQEAWGIAIPNKTPLKKLGLVSNSSSDFKKIAEEYSSPCVIGHVRYSTIGRSNLDNAQPLKVKDLCVAHNGTIANVQELSNMVGGCSFTPQNASDTLVAAQRLVSLISEKGKIGPALSILKNEMIGSYCFTFLSDDHSVYAARDPKGFRPMVLGHKEDSNTYIVASESSALSAIGARLERDVKPGELIKLSKDGIENEMFSNDNKRAHCSFEFTYFAHPSSNMEGANIYVARKNIGKFLAKKFPIKDADLVIPVPDSARPAALGFAQELGVPFDEGLLKDRYSKKGPLRSFIEPHQSDRIEINRWIIPIREIIEGKHVVVVDDSLVRGTSSKAIIKALRRAGAKKISMVITYPPIRFPCYAGIDFPSRDELATFVEGENVSEEKIIEKVRSDIGADFLGYNDAENLAEAVGIEKDSMCFTCSTGNYDSLGIQPEFKTRIEMKGE